In Pseudoalteromonas sp. NC201, a single window of DNA contains:
- a CDS encoding YbaK/EbsC family protein: protein MSQPLKSSSIRVQEFLASHGHNFTVTELADSTRTAKDAANAIGCTESQIAKSLIFKDSNTEKAVLIIASGSNQVSVKKVEAAIRAC, encoded by the coding sequence ATGTCACAGCCGTTAAAATCCTCATCAATACGTGTTCAAGAGTTCCTAGCCAGTCATGGGCATAACTTCACCGTTACAGAGCTTGCAGACTCTACTCGTACCGCGAAAGATGCTGCAAATGCGATTGGTTGCACTGAGTCTCAAATCGCCAAGTCTCTGATATTTAAAGATAGCAATACTGAAAAGGCGGTCTTGATAATTGCTTCTGGTAGCAACCAAGTGTCCGTGAAAAAAGTGGAAGCAGCAATTAGGGCCTGTTGA
- a CDS encoding putative bifunctional diguanylate cyclase/phosphodiesterase: MLLILMALFELGYLSFAYFLYDHNSASFIEQGLSLILFLGSIFVFVVNCLSLTSLQELNEIATQAKYNAEHDFLTDLENRQRCIDAINERKHQQLDFSVILVDLNNFKQINDAKGHFFGDKLLVELAHKMRAALLPRSKLYRMGGDEFIILMDVTDVNCIYSQNNALLSELKSGIEIEELQLDVTYSAGASLWTKSRQLDVFDLLKQADIAMYSAKHSRQSIVIFDEELHEGIEAEFQLLANLKVALARGELALYYQPIVCSQSGDIHGVEALLRWPQPDGTMIMPDQFIELAERNNLIRQLSAFVINRVFQDLAILIEIDDKLVVHINLSCQDFAEQNLINTLAMLLDTHRVDPTHIVFELTESTVMEEVEKARSLIETLIDMGFAVSIDDFGTGFSSFSILKELPISQIKIDGSFVRLSHESEKDQAIVETSMFLARKLNCSIVAEGVESDACLQYLYSLNCPYIQGFQICEPLSLSECVKWINSQNMVKGAMKRLDG; the protein is encoded by the coding sequence GTGTTGTTAATTCTTATGGCTCTGTTTGAACTCGGATACTTGAGCTTTGCCTACTTTCTGTACGATCACAATAGCGCTAGTTTCATTGAGCAAGGCTTAAGTTTAATCCTGTTTCTTGGCTCCATTTTTGTTTTTGTGGTGAATTGTCTAAGTCTAACAAGTCTGCAAGAATTAAATGAAATTGCAACGCAGGCCAAATATAACGCTGAACATGATTTTTTAACGGATTTAGAGAATCGCCAGCGCTGCATTGACGCCATTAATGAACGTAAGCATCAGCAGCTCGACTTTAGTGTTATCTTGGTTGATCTGAATAATTTTAAGCAGATCAACGATGCAAAAGGGCACTTCTTTGGTGATAAATTGTTGGTGGAACTTGCACACAAAATGCGTGCAGCACTGCTTCCTCGTAGCAAGTTATATCGCATGGGCGGCGATGAATTCATTATCCTGATGGACGTTACAGACGTAAACTGTATTTACTCTCAAAACAATGCACTACTGAGCGAGTTAAAGTCTGGGATAGAAATTGAGGAGTTACAACTGGATGTGACCTATAGCGCAGGAGCAAGCTTATGGACTAAATCGCGCCAACTTGATGTGTTTGACCTTTTGAAGCAAGCTGATATCGCCATGTATTCGGCCAAGCATAGCCGTCAAAGCATCGTCATCTTTGATGAAGAGCTTCATGAGGGAATTGAGGCCGAGTTCCAACTTTTAGCTAATCTCAAAGTTGCGCTCGCTCGAGGTGAATTGGCGCTCTATTATCAACCGATAGTGTGTTCTCAAAGTGGTGATATTCATGGAGTAGAAGCGCTATTAAGGTGGCCTCAGCCCGACGGTACAATGATAATGCCAGATCAGTTTATTGAGTTAGCGGAGCGTAATAATCTTATCCGGCAGCTGAGTGCATTTGTGATTAACCGTGTATTCCAAGACCTTGCAATATTGATTGAAATAGATGACAAGTTAGTTGTGCATATCAACCTTTCCTGCCAAGATTTTGCTGAACAGAATCTAATTAATACCCTTGCCATGCTACTGGATACTCACCGAGTAGACCCAACTCATATAGTATTTGAGCTTACAGAAAGCACCGTAATGGAAGAAGTGGAAAAAGCGAGAAGCCTAATTGAAACATTAATAGATATGGGATTTGCAGTGAGTATTGATGACTTCGGCACTGGTTTTTCTTCATTTTCTATTTTAAAAGAGTTACCAATTTCGCAGATCAAAATAGACGGTTCGTTTGTAAGGCTAAGTCATGAAAGTGAAAAAGATCAAGCCATAGTAGAAACCAGTATGTTTTTAGCACGTAAATTGAACTGCAGTATTGTTGCTGAGGGTGTTGAAAGCGATGCTTGTTTGCAGTATTTGTATAGCTTGAATTGTCCGTATATTCAGGGCTTTCAGATATGTGAACCACTTTCGCTAAGCGAATGCGTAAAGTGGATTAATTCCCAGAATATGGTGAAAGGCGCAATGAAAAGGTTAGACGGATGA
- the exaC gene encoding acetaldehyde dehydrogenase ExaC: protein MIYANPNTEGAVVNFKSQYQNFIGGEWTPPVDGQYFDNISPVNGEVFCQIPRSNDADIKLALDAAHAAKTAWGKTSVTERSNILLKIADRIEANLECLAVAETWDNGKAVRETLAADVPLAADHFRYFAGCIRAQEGAIGEIDESTVAYHFHEPLGVVGQIIPWNFPLLMAAWKLAPALAAGNCVVLKPAEQTPASILLLMELIADLLPSGVVNIVNGFGKEAGEALATSTRIAKIAFTGSTPVGSHILKCAAENIIPSTVELGGKSPNIYFSDVMQADDDYLSKCIEGAVLAYFNQGEVCTCPSRLLVQEDIYDDFIAKVIERTKAIKRGNPLDTETMVGAQASQAQFDKILSYIDIGKKEGAEVLIGGEVAELGEGYHKGFYIQPTLLKGHNQMRVFQEEIFGPVISLCTFKDEAEALELANSSEFGLGAGVWTRDMNRAYQFGRQIEAGRVWTNCYHMYPAHAAFGGYKKSGIGRETHKKALDHYQQTKNLLVSYSTSPLGFF from the coding sequence ATGATATACGCAAATCCAAATACTGAAGGTGCAGTCGTCAACTTTAAGTCGCAATATCAAAATTTTATTGGTGGTGAGTGGACGCCACCCGTTGACGGCCAGTACTTCGACAATATTAGTCCTGTTAATGGCGAAGTGTTTTGTCAGATCCCGCGTTCAAATGATGCAGACATTAAACTGGCACTTGACGCCGCCCATGCTGCAAAGACGGCGTGGGGTAAAACTTCGGTCACTGAACGAAGCAATATATTACTCAAAATCGCAGACCGAATAGAAGCAAACCTTGAATGCCTAGCGGTAGCCGAAACGTGGGATAATGGTAAAGCTGTACGTGAAACGCTAGCCGCTGATGTTCCGCTTGCTGCTGATCATTTCCGCTATTTTGCAGGTTGTATCCGTGCTCAAGAAGGAGCCATTGGTGAAATTGATGAGTCAACCGTGGCCTATCATTTTCATGAACCTCTGGGCGTTGTGGGGCAGATCATCCCATGGAACTTCCCATTACTTATGGCCGCTTGGAAACTGGCACCCGCTCTCGCTGCTGGGAATTGCGTAGTGCTAAAACCTGCGGAGCAAACGCCTGCGTCTATCTTGTTGTTGATGGAACTAATCGCTGATTTATTACCAAGTGGCGTGGTTAATATCGTAAATGGTTTCGGGAAAGAGGCGGGTGAAGCGCTTGCTACGAGCACACGTATCGCAAAAATTGCGTTTACAGGCTCGACTCCTGTGGGCTCTCACATTCTAAAATGTGCTGCTGAAAATATCATTCCCTCAACGGTGGAGCTAGGGGGGAAATCGCCCAATATCTACTTTAGTGATGTGATGCAAGCTGACGATGATTACCTAAGTAAGTGTATTGAAGGCGCGGTGCTGGCCTACTTTAACCAAGGAGAAGTATGTACTTGTCCATCGCGATTGCTCGTGCAAGAAGATATATACGATGACTTTATAGCCAAAGTCATCGAACGCACTAAGGCGATTAAACGCGGCAATCCGCTTGATACAGAAACCATGGTTGGTGCACAAGCCTCACAAGCTCAATTTGATAAAATTCTTAGCTATATTGATATTGGCAAGAAGGAAGGGGCTGAAGTGTTAATCGGTGGCGAAGTCGCAGAGCTTGGCGAGGGTTATCATAAAGGCTTTTATATTCAGCCGACGCTGTTAAAAGGGCATAACCAAATGCGGGTATTCCAAGAGGAAATATTTGGTCCGGTGATCTCTTTATGTACTTTTAAAGATGAAGCGGAGGCGTTGGAATTGGCGAATAGCTCTGAGTTTGGTTTAGGTGCTGGGGTGTGGACTAGAGATATGAATCGCGCATATCAATTTGGTCGCCAAATCGAAGCGGGTCGCGTGTGGACTAACTGTTATCATATGTATCCTGCACACGCGGCATTTGGTGGTTATAAAAAATCAGGTATTGGCAGAGAAACTCACAAAAAAGCGCTGGATCATTACCAACAAACCAAGAACCTCTTGGTGAGCTATAGCACCAGTCCTTTAGGCTTTTTCTAA
- a CDS encoding YbaK/EbsC family protein: protein MKQQRSTGPDVKLEKANANFVREKTGFAIGGVPPVAHTDSVLTIIDKDLKQYDRIWAAAGTPNSVFELKAHDLDTLTGGTWLDIAK, encoded by the coding sequence ATCAAACAGCAAAGGTCTACAGGCCCTGATGTAAAGCTCGAAAAAGCGAACGCAAACTTTGTACGGGAAAAAACCGGTTTTGCCATTGGCGGTGTGCCTCCTGTGGCGCACACTGACTCTGTGTTGACGATAATTGATAAAGATTTAAAGCAATACGATCGTATTTGGGCTGCTGCAGGCACGCCCAACTCGGTTTTTGAGTTAAAAGCGCATGATCTAGATACGCTTACGGGTGGCACTTGGTTAGATATTGCGAAGTAA
- a CDS encoding sensor histidine kinase, producing the protein MNINKNTHIVIWIIIGVSLTIHGASLLLSNTLLNNITWPLIEAHAVAETFGSAVALFIALALLFFEKYNTGTSFNIEIATALLVMGILDGFHAAVNVGQTFVWLHSIATFFGGLTFITLLAHSRFTWFKNRYWLISACTAAIIIGTMSLAYPTDLPHMVEQGHFTGTAMALNVIGGTMFFVAAVKILLVYRDSHNVSDLLFCLHCFLFGAAAIMFEQSKLWDTAWWGWHILRLMAYIVALGFLLVEGMQILQELKQHKEQLEELVSERTRSLVETNQKLEETVAYLNRTHTQLLEREKMASLGDLVAGVAHEINTPIGIGITSTTYLQQHLDDLTMKYQTKVLSTGVLEDFISDSTGACKLLLKNLQRTANLINSFKQVAVDQSCEQVRAFNVHDYVQEIIAALNPEIKKHDHKIKFHCDPGLIATTYPGVIFQIISNLVANSIAHGFKESEQGEITIEFFKHDEHIELIYKDNGKGMSELELSKLFEPFYTTKRGSGGMGLGAYIIYNLVTQGLDGDVHTVSEPGKGLEYRIAFANKQATPLKVVS; encoded by the coding sequence ATGAATATAAATAAAAACACCCACATTGTGATCTGGATAATCATAGGTGTCAGCTTAACTATCCACGGCGCATCCCTTTTACTGAGCAATACGCTTCTTAATAATATAACTTGGCCGCTGATAGAAGCGCATGCAGTGGCTGAAACCTTCGGCTCCGCTGTCGCCCTTTTCATTGCATTGGCGTTGTTATTTTTTGAAAAGTACAACACCGGTACAAGTTTTAATATCGAAATCGCCACGGCGCTGCTGGTAATGGGGATCTTAGATGGATTCCATGCCGCCGTAAATGTTGGCCAAACCTTCGTTTGGCTTCACAGTATCGCGACTTTCTTTGGTGGTCTCACTTTTATCACCCTGCTTGCTCACAGCCGATTTACTTGGTTTAAAAACCGCTATTGGCTGATCAGCGCATGCACAGCCGCTATCATCATCGGCACCATGAGCCTAGCTTACCCTACGGATTTACCACACATGGTTGAGCAAGGTCACTTTACTGGTACGGCGATGGCGCTCAACGTCATTGGCGGTACTATGTTTTTTGTCGCCGCAGTTAAAATTCTCCTTGTATATCGCGACTCTCATAATGTGAGCGATTTGCTCTTTTGCTTACATTGTTTCCTATTTGGCGCAGCCGCTATTATGTTCGAGCAATCCAAGTTGTGGGATACCGCTTGGTGGGGCTGGCATATTTTAAGGTTAATGGCCTATATCGTCGCTTTAGGGTTTTTACTAGTTGAAGGAATGCAAATCTTACAAGAGTTAAAACAACATAAAGAGCAGTTAGAAGAGTTAGTGAGTGAGCGCACTCGCTCACTAGTCGAGACCAATCAAAAGCTAGAAGAAACCGTTGCCTATCTCAACCGTACTCATACGCAATTACTTGAACGAGAGAAAATGGCATCGCTTGGCGATTTGGTTGCGGGTGTTGCACACGAAATCAACACCCCCATCGGGATTGGCATCACTTCCACCACTTATCTACAGCAGCACTTAGACGACCTCACCATGAAGTACCAAACCAAAGTGCTCTCTACCGGAGTATTGGAGGACTTTATTTCAGATTCAACTGGCGCTTGCAAATTGCTATTAAAAAACCTCCAACGCACCGCGAATTTAATTAATAGCTTTAAGCAAGTCGCTGTCGATCAATCTTGCGAGCAAGTGAGGGCCTTTAATGTCCATGATTATGTTCAAGAGATCATCGCGGCGCTCAATCCAGAGATTAAAAAGCATGACCATAAAATCAAGTTTCATTGCGATCCCGGCCTTATCGCCACGACCTATCCCGGTGTTATTTTTCAGATCATTTCGAATTTAGTCGCAAATTCCATTGCACATGGCTTTAAAGAGTCGGAACAAGGTGAGATCACCATTGAATTCTTTAAACATGATGAACACATTGAGCTTATTTATAAAGACAATGGTAAAGGCATGTCGGAGCTTGAATTAAGTAAGTTATTCGAGCCATTTTATACCACCAAAAGAGGAAGTGGCGGTATGGGACTTGGCGCTTATATTATCTATAACTTGGTGACTCAAGGGTTAGATGGAGATGTACACACCGTCAGCGAGCCCGGCAAAGGACTCGAATATAGGATAGCATTTGCTAATAAACAAGCGACGCCATTAAAAGTCGTTTCTTAA
- a CDS encoding class II glutamine amidotransferase, with amino-acid sequence MCELLGMSANVPTDICFSFSGLLERGGNTGPHKDGWGITFYEGKGCRTFKDPEPSCQSEIAKLVKAYPIKSVSVISHIRQGNRGRTCLENTHPFTRELWGREITYAHNGQLSDYKDLKTDFYRPVGNTDSELAFCWILDKVREKYPSRPSNMVSVFRYIAKLAHTLRDKGVFNMLITDGIYVLAYCTNNLHWITRRAPFGKATLIDADMVVDFQKETTPDDVVTVIATRPLTNDEQWQKLEPGEFALFKLGEKV; translated from the coding sequence ATGTGTGAGCTTTTGGGGATGTCGGCGAACGTACCGACAGATATTTGTTTTAGCTTTTCTGGTTTGTTGGAGCGCGGTGGCAATACGGGTCCTCATAAAGATGGCTGGGGTATCACCTTTTACGAGGGGAAAGGATGTAGAACCTTTAAAGATCCAGAGCCTAGCTGTCAGTCTGAAATTGCTAAACTAGTCAAAGCATATCCGATTAAAAGCGTGTCTGTAATAAGCCATATTCGACAGGGAAATAGGGGACGAACTTGTCTTGAAAATACCCACCCATTCACTCGAGAATTATGGGGTCGGGAGATCACGTACGCCCACAATGGCCAGCTTTCGGACTATAAAGACTTAAAAACTGATTTCTACCGACCAGTTGGGAATACAGACAGTGAACTTGCTTTTTGTTGGATTTTGGACAAAGTACGAGAAAAATACCCAAGTCGTCCGTCAAACATGGTCTCAGTTTTCAGGTATATCGCAAAGCTAGCGCACACATTGAGAGACAAAGGGGTATTCAACATGTTGATAACCGATGGTATTTATGTGTTGGCGTATTGCACCAATAATCTACATTGGATAACCCGTAGAGCCCCATTTGGTAAGGCTACCTTAATTGATGCGGATATGGTGGTGGATTTTCAAAAGGAAACCACACCAGATGATGTTGTCACTGTTATTGCGACTCGACCGCTGACCAACGATGAACAGTGGCAGAAACTTGAGCCCGGCGAGTTTGCTTTATTCAAATTAGGTGAGAAGGTGTAG
- a CDS encoding YdcH family protein, with translation MNIERHSLAKELPEFKDRIHELKLSDGHFSKLFKDYHEVDNEVIRIEDGVEHSSDEYLESLKKKRLWLKDQLYRILKSAD, from the coding sequence ATGAATATTGAACGCCACAGCCTAGCTAAAGAACTGCCAGAGTTTAAAGACAGAATTCATGAATTAAAACTGTCTGATGGACATTTCTCAAAACTTTTTAAAGATTATCATGAAGTAGACAATGAAGTTATTCGAATTGAAGACGGTGTAGAGCACTCAAGTGATGAGTATCTTGAGTCACTGAAGAAAAAGAGACTGTGGTTAAAAGATCAACTTTACCGAATTTTAAAAAGTGCGGACTAA
- the purN gene encoding phosphoribosylglycinamide formyltransferase encodes MAPTRLVVLISGSGSNLQAIIDACKSGYIQGEIAAVVSNKADAYGLTRAQEAGIATSVLDHKQYASREEYDVALGQLIDSFTPDLVVLAGFMRILTPNLVQKFRGKMLNIHPSLLPKYQGLNTHQRAIDANDAEHGASVHFVTEELDGGPVVCQAKVAVLPDDTAESLAQRVHKQEHILYPLVVKWFSEQRLTMEADYAVFDNKTLPVQGAPYPEK; translated from the coding sequence ATGGCACCCACTCGCCTTGTTGTTCTGATCTCTGGTAGTGGTTCAAATTTGCAAGCAATCATTGATGCTTGCAAATCTGGCTATATTCAAGGTGAAATTGCAGCCGTTGTTAGTAATAAAGCGGACGCATACGGCCTAACCAGAGCGCAAGAGGCTGGTATAGCGACTTCTGTTTTAGACCATAAGCAATACGCATCTCGTGAAGAGTATGACGTTGCGCTTGGTCAACTAATTGATAGCTTTACACCAGATTTGGTTGTATTAGCTGGATTTATGCGTATTCTAACTCCAAACTTGGTGCAAAAATTTAGAGGAAAAATGTTGAACATTCATCCTTCTTTGTTGCCTAAGTATCAAGGGCTGAACACCCACCAAAGAGCAATCGATGCAAACGATGCAGAACATGGTGCTAGCGTTCACTTTGTCACAGAAGAGTTAGATGGTGGTCCTGTGGTCTGTCAGGCCAAGGTCGCTGTTCTTCCAGATGATACGGCAGAGTCACTGGCGCAACGTGTGCATAAGCAAGAACACATTCTTTATCCTTTGGTGGTCAAATGGTTCAGCGAACAAAGACTAACAATGGAAGCAGACTATGCTGTTTTTGATAACAAAACCTTACCAGTTCAAGGTGCGCCGTACCCAGAAAAATAA
- a CDS encoding LysR family transcriptional regulator, with product MYSIAELETFLAIIKHQGVVNAAKQLRLSPATVSHRLNKLEQHLGMTLLFRDSRTLTLSPAGSTFRERVEHILEALYDAEHEIGARGSAVSGLLRVTMPPWVFSQFVMPNLSQFEQAHPQLALDFLINDQFVNIVEGAQDVAIRVGQLADSGLLARKLCDNHRILCAAPSYIDRYGMPDNISELQNHFFVCLPWQREFKLKEPNGRIVHFNAKTRFTISNSDNMTSAALAGHGIAVKSHIAIRDNLKRGELVPIIPGCLESDDAPIWFVRPQHSLKTRKAEAFYEFMRALFENKG from the coding sequence ATGTATTCAATCGCTGAACTCGAAACATTCTTAGCTATTATTAAACATCAAGGAGTGGTTAATGCTGCGAAGCAATTAAGACTCTCGCCTGCGACAGTTAGTCATCGTCTTAACAAGTTAGAGCAACATTTAGGCATGACTTTGCTGTTTAGAGATAGTCGTACGCTTACATTGTCCCCAGCCGGAAGTACTTTTAGAGAGCGGGTGGAGCATATATTAGAGGCGCTTTATGATGCTGAGCACGAAATAGGTGCAAGGGGCTCAGCGGTGAGCGGGTTACTTCGTGTCACTATGCCGCCTTGGGTGTTTTCACAATTTGTGATGCCAAATCTAAGTCAATTTGAGCAAGCGCATCCGCAATTAGCACTCGATTTCCTGATCAACGATCAGTTTGTAAACATAGTTGAAGGTGCTCAAGATGTAGCGATACGCGTTGGACAATTGGCTGATTCTGGGTTGTTGGCGAGAAAACTATGCGATAACCATCGGATATTATGTGCAGCGCCGAGCTATATTGACCGCTATGGCATGCCTGATAATATCAGCGAATTACAAAACCACTTTTTTGTATGCTTACCTTGGCAACGAGAATTTAAGTTAAAAGAACCAAACGGTAGAATTGTACACTTTAACGCAAAAACTCGTTTTACGATTTCAAACTCAGACAATATGACTTCTGCTGCCCTAGCTGGGCATGGTATTGCAGTTAAATCTCACATTGCCATCAGAGATAACCTAAAAAGAGGTGAGTTAGTGCCTATAATTCCAGGTTGTCTCGAAAGTGACGACGCACCTATTTGGTTTGTCAGGCCTCAGCACTCGCTGAAGACACGCAAGGCAGAGGCATTCTATGAATTTATGAGGGCATTGTTCGAAAATAAGGGCTAA
- a CDS encoding DUF3108 domain-containing protein, with protein sequence MLIGISALLSTSTFANSLTEYHAEYQVSRKGKVHGSATRDLTKIADATYAVRYKSDIEWMIFSDVRTEESLFKVAEHTVSPLHYSMTREGTGPDKSYKIKFDHQNQAITSSEEKYPLKVKWLENQQDLISYQVQLREDLKAGKTKFSYPIIDKKGDQRSYDFEVAGEEMITLPFGNVKTIKVKRVYDDSDRQAIAWFAPSYDHMLVKMYKGKDGMEQFQIELKTYQPKSES encoded by the coding sequence GTGCTAATTGGTATTAGCGCTCTACTTTCCACTTCGACATTTGCGAACTCTCTCACTGAATATCACGCCGAATACCAAGTTTCACGCAAAGGTAAGGTTCATGGTAGTGCCACGCGAGACCTCACAAAAATAGCGGATGCAACATACGCTGTACGTTACAAAAGCGATATCGAATGGATGATTTTTTCAGATGTAAGAACTGAAGAATCATTGTTTAAAGTCGCTGAACATACCGTCAGCCCACTACATTACAGTATGACCCGTGAAGGGACTGGTCCAGATAAAAGCTACAAAATTAAGTTTGATCATCAAAACCAAGCAATTACCTCCAGTGAAGAAAAGTATCCACTGAAAGTGAAGTGGCTTGAGAATCAGCAAGATTTAATTAGTTATCAAGTACAGCTGCGAGAGGATTTAAAGGCGGGAAAGACCAAGTTTAGCTATCCTATCATAGACAAAAAAGGCGACCAGCGAAGCTATGATTTTGAGGTGGCTGGCGAGGAAATGATCACTCTACCTTTTGGCAACGTCAAAACCATCAAAGTTAAACGCGTTTATGATGATAGCGATCGTCAAGCCATTGCTTGGTTTGCACCAAGTTATGATCATATGCTGGTTAAAATGTACAAAGGTAAAGATGGTATGGAGCAGTTTCAGATAGAGCTTAAAACCTACCAACCCAAATCAGAGAGTTGA
- a CDS encoding haloacid dehalogenase type II: MPNISQANSKVERPEVIFFDVNETLLDLESMNKPVSQVLGGDESLLALWFSTMLHHSLVTTVSGDYQDFGKIGVAALQMVAKNKGLTITDAQAKQAIVPALLSLPPYKDVIPALKRLKQAGFKLVSLTNSSNAGVKAQFENAGLITYFDQRLSIEDIKVYKPDLRAYEWALQQLNIRPDQALMVAAHGWDVAGAKAAGMHTAFIARPQKQLYPLAKTPDYVLPDLTSLADELITSGNE; encoded by the coding sequence ATGCCGAATATTAGCCAAGCCAACTCAAAGGTTGAACGCCCGGAAGTTATTTTCTTCGATGTCAATGAAACCTTACTTGATTTAGAGTCAATGAATAAGCCGGTTAGCCAAGTTTTAGGTGGCGATGAGTCCCTATTAGCCCTTTGGTTTTCCACTATGCTACATCACTCGTTAGTGACTACAGTAAGTGGTGATTATCAAGATTTTGGCAAGATAGGCGTTGCCGCGCTACAAATGGTTGCAAAAAACAAAGGCCTAACGATAACTGACGCACAAGCTAAACAAGCAATCGTGCCCGCCCTGCTCTCTTTGCCCCCGTATAAAGACGTCATTCCCGCGCTAAAACGGCTCAAGCAAGCTGGGTTTAAACTCGTGAGTTTAACCAATTCATCGAATGCGGGGGTTAAAGCGCAGTTTGAAAATGCCGGTCTAATTACCTATTTTGACCAACGCTTGAGTATTGAAGACATCAAAGTGTATAAGCCCGACCTTAGAGCCTACGAATGGGCGTTACAGCAATTAAATATTCGTCCAGACCAAGCGCTAATGGTGGCGGCTCACGGCTGGGATGTTGCCGGCGCAAAAGCCGCGGGCATGCACACAGCATTTATTGCAAGACCACAAAAGCAGCTCTACCCACTGGCAAAGACACCAGATTACGTGCTACCTGACTTAACAAGTTTGGCTGACGAGCTCATCACTTCTGGAAACGAGTAA
- the purM gene encoding phosphoribosylformylglycinamidine cyclo-ligase — translation MSEQKQSLSYKDAGVDIDAGNALVERIKGVVKKTRRPEVMGGIGGFGALCELPTGYKEPVLVAGTDGVGTKLRLAIDLKKHDTVGIDLVAMCVNDLIVQGAEPLFFLDYYATGKLDVDVAADVVSGIGKGCELSGCALIGGETAEMPGMYEGDDYDMAGFCTGVVEKSKIIDGTKVAAGNQLIALGSSGPHSNGYSLIRKVLEVSGADTNAEFEGKTLGEHLLEPTRIYVKQILALLKEVDVHALSHITGGGFWENIPRVLPESAKAVIKGDSWQWPAIFNWLQENGNIATHEMYRTFNCGVGMILVVPADKLEQSLEILKAQGENAWHIGEIQDAQAGEEQVEILGGAE, via the coding sequence GTGAGCGAACAAAAACAGTCTCTTAGTTATAAAGACGCTGGCGTTGACATCGATGCGGGCAACGCATTGGTCGAAAGAATTAAAGGCGTAGTGAAAAAAACTCGTCGCCCAGAAGTAATGGGTGGCATTGGTGGTTTTGGTGCACTATGCGAACTCCCAACCGGATATAAAGAGCCTGTTTTGGTTGCTGGCACTGACGGTGTTGGTACTAAGCTACGCTTAGCTATCGATTTGAAAAAGCATGACACAGTAGGTATTGACCTAGTTGCTATGTGTGTTAACGATCTTATTGTCCAAGGCGCTGAACCCCTATTTTTCTTGGACTACTATGCTACAGGCAAGTTAGACGTTGATGTTGCGGCAGATGTAGTATCTGGTATTGGCAAAGGATGCGAGCTTTCTGGTTGTGCGCTTATCGGTGGTGAAACGGCTGAAATGCCAGGCATGTACGAAGGCGATGACTACGATATGGCTGGCTTTTGTACTGGTGTGGTAGAAAAGTCTAAAATCATTGATGGAACTAAAGTTGCGGCTGGCAATCAGCTAATTGCACTAGGTTCAAGCGGTCCGCACTCAAACGGCTACTCTCTAATCCGTAAAGTACTAGAAGTATCTGGCGCAGACACTAACGCAGAGTTCGAAGGCAAAACCCTAGGCGAGCACCTGCTAGAACCAACGCGTATCTACGTGAAGCAAATCTTAGCGCTATTAAAAGAAGTTGATGTTCACGCACTTTCTCATATCACTGGCGGTGGTTTTTGGGAAAACATCCCTCGTGTGCTACCTGAGTCAGCAAAAGCGGTGATTAAAGGTGATAGCTGGCAATGGCCTGCAATCTTCAACTGGTTACAAGAAAACGGTAACATTGCAACGCACGAAATGTACCGCACATTCAACTGTGGTGTTGGCATGATCTTAGTTGTTCCTGCTGATAAGCTTGAACAAAGCCTTGAAATCCTGAAAGCACAAGGCGAAAACGCTTGGCACATCGGTGAAATTCAAGACGCTCAGGCTGGTGAAGAGCAAGTTGAGATCTTAGGTGGTGCCGAGTAA